In Uranotaenia lowii strain MFRU-FL chromosome 2, ASM2978415v1, whole genome shotgun sequence, one genomic interval encodes:
- the LOC129743595 gene encoding uncharacterized protein LOC129743595, which yields MITKFVPFFLAFVVQTNAEECIDHRFHGSEIMKCCLMPSGLPPESLTGCIKEAEQKVPDKDLKNYFACVSECFLKKVGVLVYNSVNMKQVERYMEELEPTARDLRMDVWDVCAKAVPGILKNNIGHNLKCHPLASQLKTCVSYLTNRHCPAVYLNDQSEICRKIRSGVKPCEN from the exons ATGATCACGAAATTTGTACCGTTTTTTCTAGCTTTCGTAGTTCAAACAAATGCCGAAGAGTGCATTGACCACAGATTTCAt GGTTCAGAAATTATGAAATGCTGTTTAATGCCGTCTGGATTACCACCGGAATCACTAACGGGGTGCATAAAAGAAGCAGAGCAGAAAGTTCCTGACAAAGATTTAAAGAATTACTTTGCA TGTGTCTCTGAATGCTTCTTGAAAAAAGTTGGCGTGTTGGTCTATAATAGTGTTAATATGAAACAAGTCGAAAGATACATGGAAGAACTGGAGCCAACTGCCAGGGACTTAAGAATGGATGTTTGGGATGTTTGCGCGAAAGCCGTAcccggaattttgaaaaataatatcggGCACAACCTGAAGTGTCATCCGTTAGCCTCTCAATTAAAAACCTGTGTGAGCTACTTGACAAACCGTCACTGTCCCGCAGTATATTTGAATGACCAAA GTGAAATATGCAGAAAAATACGTTCCGGAGTTAAACCTTGTGAAAATTGA